One genomic segment of Marinitoga piezophila KA3 includes these proteins:
- a CDS encoding MBL fold metallo-hydrolase: MDNSKAIVLFENDDHKYIYLGVEKNNLEGIFTNQFLIIHKGKGVLLDPGGVHVFPRVLANVSEYIDTDDIIGVFYSHQDPDVSSGIALWSSTLNNARFYVSALWERFLPHFGVFDSSSLVPLEDKGGKIEFPDGAYLDIIPAHFLHSLGNFIVYDPIAKILFSGDIGVGVVQPSESKYFVENFDDYSKHMVGFHQRYMASNIAAKKWVSIVSKLDVEMMTPQHGLLFKKREYEQFLDWFKNLKCGVDLIDDIYGM; the protein is encoded by the coding sequence ATGGATAACTCAAAAGCTATAGTGTTATTTGAAAATGATGACCACAAATATATATATCTTGGAGTAGAAAAGAATAACCTTGAAGGGATATTTACAAATCAGTTTTTAATAATTCACAAGGGAAAAGGTGTTTTGCTTGATCCTGGAGGAGTTCATGTTTTTCCAAGGGTGCTGGCAAATGTATCAGAATATATTGATACAGATGATATTATAGGTGTATTTTATTCACATCAGGATCCAGATGTATCCTCTGGTATAGCGTTGTGGAGCTCTACATTAAATAATGCAAGATTTTATGTTTCAGCATTGTGGGAAAGATTTTTACCTCATTTTGGTGTTTTTGATTCATCGTCTCTGGTGCCTTTAGAAGATAAAGGGGGTAAAATTGAATTTCCAGATGGTGCTTATCTTGATATAATCCCTGCACATTTCTTGCATTCTCTTGGTAATTTTATAGTATATGATCCTATTGCAAAAATATTATTTTCTGGAGATATTGGTGTTGGAGTTGTTCAGCCATCTGAAAGTAAGTATTTTGTAGAGAATTTTGATGACTACTCAAAACATATGGTAGGCTTCCATCAAAGATACATGGCTTCAAATATTGCAGCAAAAAAATGGGTGTCCATTGTATCAAAACTTGATGTAGAAATGATGACACCTCAACATGGATTATTGTTTAAAAAGAGGGAATATGAGCAATTCCTTGATTGGTTTAAGAATTTAAAATGTGGAGTAGATTTAATAGATGATATATACGGGATGTGA
- a CDS encoding chromate transporter gives MKKHHKEILEWMKITLYLGIIGFGGFSVLAYVKKLLVEEKKYITQKFYLNAVASISPLPGAMAVNMITFVGAELYGFWGAILGVITFITPSFLLMILLAKWYIKYGNTPYIEFLTNMFIPLILVFITNALFKISKGVFKEKISYVFTISAFLMLLFLKINVIYVILLFGLLGMILNKEEGHVEDIHLRRVPKSNKLYVTLFLISIAIISIYVFYKNPFIFKMFYNFFLLGATGFGSGYSVIAVMDELIVRKLQWLNVKEFTTALIVGQITPGPVMITATFVSYYLKGFLGALYGTLGIFLTPMTLAFVLSKYQSKIRDKKWFVGFVKGVNPALVAILLRLIVKYSMILPLNIFSILILISSIIFIIKLNKPLYAVFSTIALGTIAYFI, from the coding sequence ATGAAAAAACATCACAAAGAGATTTTAGAATGGATGAAAATCACATTATATCTTGGAATAATTGGTTTTGGTGGTTTTTCTGTTTTAGCTTATGTAAAAAAACTTCTTGTTGAAGAAAAAAAATATATCACACAAAAATTTTATTTAAATGCAGTTGCTTCTATCTCTCCTTTACCAGGAGCTATGGCCGTGAACATGATAACTTTTGTTGGAGCTGAGTTATACGGTTTCTGGGGCGCAATACTTGGTGTAATAACCTTTATAACCCCCTCATTTCTTTTAATGATTTTACTTGCAAAATGGTATATCAAATACGGAAATACGCCATATATTGAATTTCTAACAAATATGTTTATTCCTTTAATTCTTGTATTTATTACCAATGCACTTTTTAAAATCTCTAAAGGTGTTTTTAAAGAAAAAATCTCATATGTTTTCACCATCTCAGCATTTTTAATGTTATTGTTTTTAAAGATAAATGTTATATACGTAATCTTATTATTTGGATTATTGGGTATGATTTTAAATAAAGAAGAAGGACATGTAGAAGATATTCATTTAAGACGTGTCCCAAAAAGCAATAAACTATATGTGACTTTGTTTTTAATTTCCATTGCAATAATAAGCATATATGTATTTTATAAAAATCCATTTATATTTAAAATGTTCTATAATTTTTTCCTTTTAGGTGCAACAGGATTTGGAAGTGGTTACTCTGTAATAGCTGTCATGGACGAATTAATTGTTAGGAAATTACAATGGCTAAATGTAAAGGAATTCACAACAGCTCTAATTGTTGGACAAATAACTCCAGGACCTGTAATGATTACAGCAACTTTTGTCAGTTATTATTTAAAAGGCTTTCTTGGAGCGTTATATGGAACATTAGGAATTTTTCTAACTCCCATGACATTGGCGTTTGTTTTAAGCAAATATCAATCAAAAATCCGTGATAAAAAATGGTTTGTTGGATTTGTAAAAGGAGTTAATCCTGCTTTAGTTGCAATTTTATTGAGGCTTATAGTAAAATATTCTATGATATTACCTTTAAATATATTTTCTATTTTAATATTAATATCGTCTATAATCTTTATTATTAAATTAAACAAACCTCTTTATGCTGTTTTTAGTACCATCGCTCTGGGAACCATAGCTTATTTTATTTAA
- a CDS encoding acylphosphatase yields MIAKKFKVYGRVQGVGFRWFVNHTAESLGIKGYVMNMPDGSVEIIAEGTSEESLETFKDYIIKGNGFSDVEDIEEENIPVENYPDFSIKY; encoded by the coding sequence GTGATAGCTAAAAAATTCAAAGTATATGGAAGAGTGCAGGGTGTTGGATTTCGATGGTTTGTAAATCACACAGCAGAATCGTTAGGCATAAAAGGCTATGTAATGAACATGCCAGATGGAAGCGTTGAAATTATTGCTGAAGGAACTTCAGAAGAATCATTAGAAACCTTCAAAGACTATATAATTAAAGGAAACGGCTTTTCCGATGTAGAAGATATAGAAGAAGAAAACATTCCTGTTGAAAATTACCCTGATTTTTCAATAAAATATTAA
- a CDS encoding alkaline phosphatase family protein, with protein sequence MWRDILKEIYNNKIEGLGILPHYNNYSIVNISNWIIKNFDGKPFHKPYPIPISPKKHVILILIDAMSYDTFKLVLKEKKHELSLINKSHFFPATSVFPSTTANAITSIVTGKTPAEHGILGYILYFKELGSLVNMIDFSPLYGGNSVYEPYFINNLLNVSTIYEELNKLGVKTFTHTHSDIVGSGLSKIHNKGSNIKGYKSPIELFGMIYDKLQEYRKNNDTSFQFAYYAYVDSIGHKYGARDHKYKSQIFWFLKMLQEELLKKLSPEIREDTVILITADHGMLESPLQKEIRFSNEDEISNYLWAPPGGEMRMMYFYTKSKKEFMEYFNSNYKDYGNLLSIEESEKINLFGGSLNNDFKKRIGDFTMIAKDNYSFVFKYGNSFVHLKGKHGGLSYREMIVPLIAF encoded by the coding sequence ATGTGGAGAGATATTTTAAAGGAAATATACAATAATAAAATAGAAGGTTTAGGCATTTTGCCTCATTATAATAATTATTCAATAGTTAATATTTCAAATTGGATTATTAAAAATTTTGACGGAAAACCTTTTCACAAACCTTATCCTATACCAATTTCACCAAAAAAACACGTAATTTTAATTTTAATTGACGCTATGAGTTATGATACCTTTAAACTGGTATTAAAAGAAAAAAAGCATGAACTTTCTTTAATTAATAAAAGCCATTTTTTTCCTGCAACTTCTGTTTTTCCATCAACAACAGCAAACGCCATAACCTCCATTGTCACAGGCAAAACACCTGCTGAACACGGTATTTTAGGATATATTTTATACTTTAAAGAATTGGGTTCTTTGGTAAATATGATTGATTTTTCTCCTTTATATGGTGGAAATAGCGTATATGAACCATATTTCATAAACAATTTGCTTAATGTTTCAACTATATATGAAGAGTTAAATAAATTAGGCGTTAAAACCTTTACACATACACATTCAGATATAGTCGGTAGTGGATTAAGTAAAATTCATAATAAAGGAAGCAACATAAAAGGATATAAATCGCCTATTGAATTATTTGGGATGATATATGATAAGTTACAGGAATACAGAAAAAACAACGATACTTCGTTTCAATTTGCATATTATGCATATGTGGATAGTATTGGACATAAATATGGAGCAAGAGATCATAAATATAAATCACAAATTTTCTGGTTTTTGAAAATGCTTCAAGAAGAGTTGCTAAAAAAATTATCTCCAGAAATAAGAGAGGATACTGTTATATTAATAACTGCAGATCATGGAATGCTAGAATCTCCCTTACAAAAAGAAATAAGATTCTCCAACGAAGATGAAATTTCCAATTATTTATGGGCTCCACCTGGTGGAGAAATGCGAATGATGTATTTTTATACCAAAAGCAAAAAAGAATTTATGGAATATTTTAATTCAAATTATAAAGATTATGGAAATCTTTTATCTATTGAAGAAAGCGAAAAAATTAATCTTTTTGGCGGTTCTCTTAATAATGATTTTAAAAAAAGAATTGGCGATTTTACAATGATTGCTAAAGATAATTATAGCTTTGTTTTTAAATATGGAAATTCTTTTGTTCATCTAAAAGGGAAACACGGTGGTTTATCGTATAGAGAAATGATAGTTCCTCTAATTGCTTTTTAA
- a CDS encoding RNA polymerase sigma factor has translation MTEKKLIERLKAKDKEAFEELYNQYAPKIYVTLKNYVGPNEIEDALQEVFYKIFKGIHTFRGDSKLSTWIYQITINVGKDFIRKKIKNPVENIDLTENYTEGVGIQPHSDVNVSNEVFDEMEMDKIIKIMDKLSEEDKTLIKLRDIDGLSYDEIAKKLNKPLGSVKSRLHYARKKFQKLLKEEGLL, from the coding sequence TTGACAGAAAAAAAATTAATTGAAAGATTAAAAGCTAAAGATAAAGAAGCTTTTGAAGAGTTATACAATCAATATGCACCCAAAATATATGTAACCCTCAAAAATTATGTTGGACCAAATGAGATTGAAGATGCTCTTCAAGAGGTATTTTACAAGATATTTAAAGGAATCCATACATTTAGAGGGGATTCAAAGCTTTCGACATGGATTTATCAAATCACTATTAATGTTGGAAAGGATTTCATAAGAAAGAAAATTAAAAACCCTGTGGAAAATATTGATCTTACTGAAAATTATACAGAAGGCGTTGGAATCCAACCACATTCTGATGTAAACGTCTCAAATGAAGTTTTTGATGAAATGGAAATGGACAAAATCATTAAAATCATGGATAAATTATCTGAGGAAGATAAAACCCTTATTAAATTAAGAGATATTGACGGTCTTAGTTATGATGAAATTGCCAAGAAATTAAATAAACCGCTTGGAAGTGTAAAGAGCCGTTTGCATTATGCAAGGAAGAAATTCCAAAAACTTCTCAAGGAGGAAGGCCTCTTATGA
- a CDS encoding SoxR reducing system RseC family protein, producing the protein MREVFMVGNIEDNNVYLISNMSSACETCTLNGACSAGSSQRTMKINKSQFEKMPSIGDYVVIELPEFSVSKISFIIYGFPLIMFILFLVIAYFITKSDTYAFVSGIIGISISYGVIAYLDRTVFKKKYQPKVIEILPKRNNINLSVGIIK; encoded by the coding sequence ATGCGAGAAGTATTTATGGTTGGAAACATAGAAGACAATAATGTATATCTTATTAGCAACATGAGTTCCGCATGTGAAACATGTACTCTAAATGGAGCATGTAGTGCTGGAAGTTCACAAAGAACCATGAAAATTAATAAATCTCAATTTGAAAAAATGCCTTCAATTGGAGATTATGTTGTAATAGAATTACCGGAATTTTCTGTATCCAAAATTTCATTCATTATATATGGCTTTCCTCTTATAATGTTTATTCTATTTTTAGTTATTGCATATTTTATTACAAAAAGCGATACTTATGCTTTTGTATCAGGGATAATTGGAATATCAATTTCATATGGAGTAATTGCCTATCTTGATAGAACCGTCTTTAAAAAGAAATATCAACCAAAAGTTATTGAAATACTTCCAAAAAGAAATAATATCAATTTATCTGTTGGTATAATAAAATAG